The Armatimonadota bacterium nucleotide sequence AAACGTCGAATTTCGCGGCATACTTCTATTCCATCTAACTCTGGGAGCATAAGGTCGAGGATTATCAAATTGGGCCGGTGCTCGCGGGCAACCGCTAGTCCTTCCTTTCCGTTATAAGCACACACTGGCTCGAATCCGGCCATCTCCAACTGAAGCCTTACCAATTCGCAAGTGTTTTCATCATCGTCAACTACAAGAACTTTTTGTTTAGCCACGGTTAAAAACCTCTCTTCCGTTGAACGCTTTAAGATCTTAGTGTTGCTGTTGCATAAGGCTTTCAATTAGACCTGCGGGAAATATTAATACCACAGGGTTGCAAAACCCTATAAAGATAAGCAAACGGTTTTCCAATTAGTGCTCCCGCCATCCGTCAGTCATCCATGAAGATGCGCCCAATCGAAGATTGCACACCCTGCGGTTTTGCGGCTTCGGAAGGTGGACGCTGGGCTGACCAAATATTCGGCATACAATGTTTTCGCTCGAGGCTTTTGCGAGAGCCAGCTACAAAAAAGTATAAGTATTTGTAACCGTTTTGTCAATAGCTCAGTGTAAAGTTTAGGATTGTTTTCTTTTGGTTGCCTTAGGGTCACCTGCTTCGGCTAGAAGGCTAGCAATCGCATCCATTGTTCGACGCCCAACTTCCTCTAAGGCTTCGCGTCCATGGCTTCCCTCATACAAGTCGTCAAAGGTAATCGGCTTGCCATAGACTACTTTAATCGGATGTCTTCTAGGAAGCTTAGAATGAGGACCTAGTACTTTATCTGTTCCCAAAACAGCAACTGGCACAACCGGCGCCCTTGATTTGAGTGCTATGAGGCCAATGCCTAGCTCCGGGTCCTTCAGTCTTCCATCAACACTTCTAGTACCCTCTGGAAAGATGCAAACCACACGCCCTTCTTCCAACATCTTAATCGCCTTCTTGAGGGCAGCTCGGTCTGCCATTCCGCGCCGAACTGGAAAGGAGCCAACAGCACGTATGAGCTTGCCGAGTATGGGTACTTTGAAAAGCTCTTCCTTTGCCATATAATGAACTTTTCGATTCATTCCACATCCAACTACAGGGGGGTCCGCAAAGCTCCTATGGTTGGGCGCAAGAATAACACCGCCGGTAGGAGGTATATTTTCAGCACCAACTGAAGTTAACCCACCAAGTAGCCAAAATGCCAGCCTAAAAAGTGTGCGTCCAAGGTAGTACAGCATTTCTCGATTCGACAAACAAATTTTTATATTTTAAAAAACCTAGAAATCGTAGAATCGGCTTAGATTGCGTAGCGCGTCTAATTTCTCTGTATTCCCTATTTTCGCTTGTTCAACAGCCCGCTTTACAACCTCAATCGAGCGGTCATATAATTTGCGGTTTACAGGGTATGGATGTCCGTCTTTTCCTCCGTGCGCGAAACTGTATTTAGCAGGGTCGCGCGTTGAGGCAGGTGCCCCATAAGCAAGGTCTGCAATCATAGCAAGGGCTCGAACAGTCTTTGGCCCTACACCTTCTATTTCTAAAAGCTGCCGAAAATTCTCAGGCCTGCGTTCATATGCCTTTAAAAGGGTTTTTTCAAGCGAACGCGGCGAAAGGTCAGTTATGAGGACTTCATGATGTTTCGGAAGGTTAAGTTCTTTCATGCGCTCGATTTCTTTTGCAAGTTTCTCAGGCCTCTCTGACGCGAGAACAGCAGAGGTGCGCCGTGACTCCTCCGCCTCTTCTGCCACCATATTCAGCACAAACTGACTTTTAGAATCAGAGCAAACAGCGGCATGGGGCTCACACACGAAGTCCTGCATGCTAGTCGAAAGCCAATGATACCGCCGTGCCCAGCGATTTGTTTCATTCATGCCTTGTTGAACAACTGCCCATTCGCCATGCTTATTAAAAATAAACACATGGTGATAGAGCTGATAGCCATCCTGAACAGCCGTGTTATCCACTTTTGCTGACATCCGGCTTGCATACACTAATTTCGAAGGATCAAGGTTGAGTGAAAAGCGGTCGGCATAAGCCAGAATTTCCTGGGGAGTTCGACGGGAGACACTGCCCTTTCCGCCAGCAACAAAGAGACCTATCTCATCTTCTATGCCCTTCAGACCCTCCTTGATGGCACCACAAACGGTAGTTGTGACCCCGGAGCTGTGCCAATCGAACCCCAGGACACATCCTAAAGCTTGGAACCAATAAGGGTCCGAAAGCTTGGCAAGCACCTCGCTTGTGCCGAACTCTATCACCATGAGGGAAATAATCTCACGTGATAGCTTTGTCATTCTTGAAAAAAGCCATGCAGGCGCAGTTCCGCCATGCAACGGCAGATTCGCAGTACCTGTTCTCATGCTACTTTTACTCTCTGTATTCTGAAATCATCAATTTTAATATTTTTGTTCCTTCGGATTAGTGATGGAACAGGCGAATACCAGTAAATGCCATTACCATACCGTACTCATCAGCGGCTGCAATAATTTCATTATCTCGCGTTGACCCCCCTGGCTCGGCTATGTATTTTACGCCTGTCCTGCTTGCGCGATCAATGCTGTCCCGGAATGGGAAGAAGGCATCGGAGCCTAGTGAGACTCCTGTAAGCTTGTCAAGCCAGTGTCGTTTCTCCTCTTTTGTTAAGCGCTGAGCACCAGGCAAGTTTTCTCGCATAAGCGCTTCTTCAGGAGGAGTCAGGTCATCGCAGAGAAACTCATCAATGGCATTATTCTTCTCAGCGCGATTCAAGCCACTTCTGAATTCCAATTCAAGCACTTTTGGATGCTGTCTCAGCCACCAGAGATCCGCTTTTCCGGCGGCCAGTCGAGTGCAGTGCACTCTAGATTGCTGGCCTGCACCAACGCCTATAACCTGGCCATCGTAGGCAAAGCAAACAGAGTTCGATTGGGTATATTTTAATGTAATCAGTGCAACAACTAAATCTCGCTGAGCATCTGGTGGGATTTCCTTTTTCGCTGTTACAACATTCGCAAGTACGCTGGCATCAATCTTAATATCATTGCGTTTCTGCTCAAGTGTTACG carries:
- a CDS encoding DUF763 domain-containing protein encodes the protein MRTGTANLPLHGGTAPAWLFSRMTKLSREIISLMVIEFGTSEVLAKLSDPYWFQALGCVLGFDWHSSGVTTTVCGAIKEGLKGIEDEIGLFVAGGKGSVSRRTPQEILAYADRFSLNLDPSKLVYASRMSAKVDNTAVQDGYQLYHHVFIFNKHGEWAVVQQGMNETNRWARRYHWLSTSMQDFVCEPHAAVCSDSKSQFVLNMVAEEAEESRRTSAVLASERPEKLAKEIERMKELNLPKHHEVLITDLSPRSLEKTLLKAYERRPENFRQLLEIEGVGPKTVRALAMIADLAYGAPASTRDPAKYSFAHGGKDGHPYPVNRKLYDRSIEVVKRAVEQAKIGNTEKLDALRNLSRFYDF
- a CDS encoding lysophospholipid acyltransferase family protein; protein product: MLYYLGRTLFRLAFWLLGGLTSVGAENIPPTGGVILAPNHRSFADPPVVGCGMNRKVHYMAKEELFKVPILGKLIRAVGSFPVRRGMADRAALKKAIKMLEEGRVVCIFPEGTRSVDGRLKDPELGIGLIALKSRAPVVPVAVLGTDKVLGPHSKLPRRHPIKVVYGKPITFDDLYEGSHGREALEEVGRRTMDAIASLLAEAGDPKATKRKQS
- a CDS encoding phosphoribosylaminoimidazolecarboxamide formyltransferase, translating into MDQQVIPLRYGMNPHQKPAQVILTDRSPKIEILNGAPGYINFLDALNAWQLVRELKAALNLPAAASFKHVSPAGAAVGLPLSDTLKKAYFVDDMDLSPLAIAYARARGADRVSSFGDFIALSDTCDLSTAQLIKREVSDGVIAPAYDEDALAILREKREGKYLVLRIDPDYNPPEIEQRQVFGVTLEQKRNDIKIDASVLANVVTAKKEIPPDAQRDLVVALITLKYTQSNSVCFAYDGQVIGVGAGQQSRVHCTRLAAGKADLWWLRQHPKVLELEFRSGLNRAEKNNAIDEFLCDDLTPPEEALMRENLPGAQRLTKEEKRHWLDKLTGVSLGSDAFFPFRDSIDRASRTGVKYIAEPGGSTRDNEIIAAADEYGMVMAFTGIRLFHH